A single region of the Streptomyces sp. NBC_01262 genome encodes:
- a CDS encoding glycoside hydrolase family 3 protein, with product MTDFERATAVEAALSKLDLDAKARLLGGQDMWSLPALPEIGLGSLVMSDGPIGVRGVRWTADDPSVALPSPTALAATWDPSLARRAGHLLAQEARRKGVHVLLAPTVNLHRSPLGGRHFEAYSEDPLLTGAIGTGYVAGVQAGGVGTTVKHFVANDAETERFTVNNIVGERALRELYLAPFEAIVKNAHPWGIMAAYNSVNGHTMTEHRYLQNEVLRGEWGFDGYIVSDWMAARDTVGDILGGLDVAMPGPGTVYGEALAAAVRDGLVEESVLDEAVRNVLRLAARVGILDSAPAAVAEADRPAGIDGDALAREIARRSFVLVRNEGAALPLGGDRIGKVALIGTAAREARVLGGGSAQVFPDHVTSPLDGLTAALPQGALTYSVGADPSDELAAAGEGFDLRAICRDAGGQVIGTSTVPGGQVQWMGNDLPDGVTHDALFSVEVTGTFTPRESGAHHFGTRGLGGFRLVVDGQVVYDGEQGMGPETDPFEAFFGAPVERGQVTLEAGRAVEVSLFYVVLKIEDIPIKAIAFSLVHGGPRRDPDELIAEAVEAARAADTAIVVVATTERVESEGFDRQDLRLPGRQDDLVRAVAAANPNTVVVVNSGSPVELPWRGDVAAVLLSWFPGQEAGAALADVLLGAEEPGGRLPSTWPVAFEDVPVTQVTPVNGELSYDEGVFIGYRAWDRAGRTPAYPFGHGLGYTDWAYESIDVDPAATTARVRLRNAGSRRGREVVQLYVAPLGLSDTVERPARWLAGFASVELDPGATAEVVIDLPRRAFQIWDESARDWATVAGDYAVEAARSVADRRVTAAVRVGGRPSA from the coding sequence ATGACCGACTTCGAGCGCGCGACCGCCGTAGAGGCCGCCCTCAGCAAGCTCGACCTCGACGCCAAGGCACGGCTGCTCGGCGGGCAGGACATGTGGTCCCTGCCCGCGCTGCCCGAGATCGGTCTCGGCTCCCTGGTGATGTCCGACGGCCCGATCGGGGTGCGCGGGGTGCGCTGGACGGCCGACGACCCGTCCGTCGCGCTGCCCAGCCCCACCGCGCTGGCCGCCACCTGGGACCCGTCGCTGGCCCGCCGCGCCGGGCACCTGCTCGCCCAGGAGGCCCGCCGCAAGGGCGTCCACGTACTGCTCGCCCCGACCGTCAACCTGCACCGCTCCCCGCTCGGCGGCCGCCACTTCGAGGCGTACTCCGAGGACCCGCTGCTGACCGGCGCCATCGGCACCGGCTATGTCGCCGGGGTCCAGGCGGGCGGCGTCGGCACCACCGTCAAGCACTTCGTGGCCAACGACGCCGAGACCGAGCGCTTCACCGTCAACAACATCGTCGGCGAGCGCGCCCTGCGCGAGCTGTACCTCGCCCCCTTCGAGGCCATCGTCAAGAACGCCCACCCCTGGGGCATCATGGCCGCCTACAACTCCGTCAACGGCCACACCATGACCGAGCACCGCTACCTCCAGAACGAGGTGCTGCGCGGCGAGTGGGGCTTCGACGGCTACATCGTCTCCGACTGGATGGCCGCCCGCGACACCGTCGGCGACATCCTCGGCGGCCTCGACGTCGCCATGCCCGGCCCCGGGACCGTCTACGGCGAGGCCCTCGCCGCGGCCGTCCGCGATGGCCTGGTCGAGGAGTCCGTCCTGGACGAGGCCGTACGCAACGTGCTGCGGCTCGCCGCCCGCGTGGGCATCCTCGACAGCGCCCCCGCCGCCGTCGCCGAGGCCGACCGCCCGGCCGGCATCGACGGCGACGCCCTCGCCCGCGAGATCGCCCGCCGCTCCTTCGTCCTGGTACGCAACGAGGGCGCCGCGCTTCCGCTGGGCGGGGACCGTATCGGCAAGGTAGCCCTCATCGGCACGGCCGCCCGCGAGGCCCGCGTGCTGGGCGGCGGCTCGGCCCAGGTGTTCCCCGACCACGTCACCTCCCCGCTCGACGGCCTCACCGCCGCCCTCCCCCAGGGCGCCCTGACGTACTCAGTCGGCGCCGACCCCAGCGATGAACTGGCCGCCGCCGGCGAGGGCTTCGACCTGCGCGCGATCTGCCGCGACGCCGGGGGCCAGGTCATCGGCACCTCCACGGTGCCCGGCGGCCAGGTCCAGTGGATGGGCAACGACCTGCCGGACGGCGTCACCCACGACGCGCTGTTCAGCGTCGAGGTCACGGGCACCTTCACCCCGCGCGAGTCCGGCGCCCACCACTTCGGCACCCGGGGCCTCGGCGGCTTCCGGCTCGTCGTGGACGGCCAGGTGGTCTACGACGGCGAGCAGGGCATGGGCCCGGAGACCGACCCCTTCGAGGCGTTCTTCGGCGCCCCCGTCGAGCGCGGCCAGGTCACGCTGGAGGCCGGGCGGGCGGTCGAGGTCTCCCTCTTCTACGTGGTCCTGAAGATCGAGGACATCCCGATCAAGGCCATCGCCTTCTCCCTCGTCCACGGCGGCCCCCGGCGCGACCCGGACGAGCTCATCGCCGAGGCCGTCGAGGCCGCGCGCGCCGCCGACACCGCGATCGTGGTCGTCGCCACCACCGAGCGCGTCGAGTCCGAGGGCTTCGACCGCCAGGACCTGCGGCTCCCCGGCCGCCAGGACGACCTCGTCCGGGCCGTCGCCGCCGCCAACCCCAACACGGTCGTCGTCGTCAACTCCGGCTCCCCCGTGGAGCTGCCCTGGCGGGGCGACGTGGCGGCGGTCCTCCTGAGCTGGTTCCCCGGCCAGGAGGCGGGCGCCGCCCTGGCCGACGTCCTCCTCGGCGCCGAGGAGCCGGGCGGGCGGCTGCCCAGCACGTGGCCCGTCGCCTTCGAGGACGTCCCCGTCACCCAGGTCACCCCCGTCAACGGCGAACTCTCCTACGACGAGGGCGTCTTCATCGGCTACCGCGCCTGGGACCGGGCCGGCCGCACCCCCGCCTACCCCTTCGGCCACGGCCTCGGCTACACCGACTGGGCATACGAGTCCATCGACGTCGACCCCGCCGCCACCACCGCGCGGGTGCGCCTGCGCAACGCGGGCTCGCGGCGGGGCCGCGAGGTCGTCCAGCTCTATGTCGCCCCCCTCGGCCTGAGCGACACCGTCGAGCGCCCGGCCCGCTGGCTCGCCGGCTTCGCCTCCGTCGAGCTCGACCCCGGCGCCACGGCCGAGGTCGTCATCGACCTCCCCCGCCGCGCCTTCCAGATCTGGGACGAGTCCGCACGCGACTGGGCCACGGTCGCCGGCGACTACGCGGTCGAGGCGGCCCGCAGCGTCGCCGACCGCCGGGTCACCGCTGCGGTGCGGGTTGGGGGTAGGCCGTCCGCCTGA
- a CDS encoding MFS transporter, translating to MDQVVVPNATTADTADTAAGRSVADAPQAAPRGFTAKIALAEFGLFGALMPPVLVTMALRIGEVAPATKTSSLSLVLGVGAFFAMIANPLVGRLSDRTTSRFGQRRPWLVGGVLGGLIGLALIAFVPSIPVILAGWALTQTSYNASLATLQATVPDQVPQSQRGKVSGALGVALTLAVVVSLLLASQVPATVAFLVPAALAIVLVGYFALTLPDKRLAAKPGPFSVRAFAGSFWTNPVKHPDFGWAWLSKFLVMFGMVAPSSYLAYYLMSDYGVSTEEVAVKTVTLIIVSYLCNAATAAVSGLLSDRAGARKPFIIGSSLGIMAGLLVLAFAPNYGVVLLSQVIIGIGGGMFYAVDMALVTEVLPSQQDAAKDLGVMNIANALPQSLVPLLATVLLAVGGGDNYTLFFAVAAAVTLAGALSVTRIRNTR from the coding sequence GTGGACCAGGTAGTCGTCCCCAATGCCACCACCGCCGACACCGCCGACACCGCTGCGGGCAGATCCGTGGCCGATGCCCCGCAGGCCGCCCCGCGCGGCTTCACCGCGAAGATCGCCCTCGCCGAATTCGGTCTCTTCGGCGCCCTGATGCCCCCCGTGCTGGTCACCATGGCCCTGCGCATCGGGGAGGTCGCCCCCGCCACCAAGACCTCCAGCCTCAGCCTGGTGCTCGGCGTCGGCGCGTTCTTCGCGATGATCGCCAATCCCCTGGTCGGCCGCCTCTCGGACCGTACGACCTCCCGCTTCGGGCAGCGCCGCCCCTGGCTCGTCGGCGGGGTCCTGGGCGGGCTGATCGGCCTGGCGCTGATCGCCTTCGTGCCGTCGATCCCGGTCATCCTGGCCGGCTGGGCGCTGACCCAGACCTCGTACAACGCCTCGCTGGCCACCCTGCAGGCGACCGTCCCCGACCAGGTCCCGCAGTCCCAGCGCGGCAAGGTCTCCGGCGCGCTGGGCGTCGCCCTCACCCTGGCCGTCGTGGTCAGCCTGCTGCTGGCCTCGCAGGTCCCGGCCACCGTGGCGTTCCTGGTGCCGGCCGCCCTGGCCATCGTCCTGGTCGGCTACTTCGCGCTGACGCTGCCCGACAAGCGGCTCGCCGCCAAGCCCGGCCCGTTCTCCGTCAGGGCCTTCGCCGGAAGCTTCTGGACCAACCCGGTCAAGCACCCGGACTTCGGGTGGGCCTGGCTCTCCAAGTTCCTGGTCATGTTCGGCATGGTCGCCCCCAGCTCCTACCTCGCCTACTACCTGATGTCCGACTACGGGGTCTCCACCGAGGAGGTCGCGGTCAAGACGGTCACCCTGATCATCGTCAGCTACCTCTGCAACGCCGCGACGGCGGCGGTCAGCGGTCTCCTCTCGGACCGGGCGGGCGCCCGCAAGCCCTTCATCATCGGCAGCAGCCTGGGCATCATGGCCGGCCTCCTCGTGCTCGCGTTCGCGCCCAACTACGGGGTCGTGCTGCTCTCCCAGGTGATCATCGGCATCGGCGGCGGCATGTTCTACGCCGTCGACATGGCCCTGGTCACCGAGGTACTGCCGAGCCAGCAGGACGCGGCCAAGGACCTCGGCGTCATGAACATCGCCAACGCCCTGCCGCAGAGCCTCGTCCCGCTGCTGGCGACCGTGCTGCTCGCGGTCGGCGGCGGCGACAACTACACCCTGTTCTTCGCCGTCGCGGCAGCCGTCACCCTCGCCGGGGCCCTCTCGGTGACCCGGATCCGCAACACTCGCTAA
- a CDS encoding TetR/AcrR family transcriptional regulator yields the protein MGRATRNEDRKAEIIQAALEVISERGYRGASLAAVAERVGLTQQGLLHYFPTKEALLIAVLEIRDQWDMASAALAGSTVWPMEMLINLVEYNSTRPGIVQVFTVLAGDSVTEDHPAKAYFKDRYRWVRENAVESLRAEYGDLLPGGLTPEQAAPLLVAVMDGLQVQWLHDPESVDMTRSMRDFARLLTSEKG from the coding sequence CTGGGCCGTGCCACGCGCAACGAGGACCGGAAGGCCGAGATCATCCAGGCCGCCCTCGAAGTCATCTCCGAACGCGGCTACCGGGGGGCCTCCCTGGCCGCCGTCGCCGAGCGCGTGGGCCTCACCCAGCAGGGGCTGCTGCACTACTTCCCCACGAAGGAAGCGCTGCTCATCGCGGTGCTGGAGATCCGCGACCAGTGGGACATGGCGTCCGCCGCGCTCGCCGGGAGCACCGTCTGGCCGATGGAAATGCTGATCAACCTGGTGGAGTACAACTCCACCCGCCCCGGCATCGTCCAGGTCTTCACCGTCCTGGCCGGCGACAGCGTCACCGAGGACCACCCCGCCAAGGCGTACTTCAAGGACCGCTACCGCTGGGTCCGCGAGAACGCGGTCGAGTCGCTGCGCGCCGAGTACGGCGACCTGCTCCCTGGCGGCCTCACCCCCGAACAGGCCGCCCCGCTGCTCGTCGCCGTCATGGACGGCCTCCAGGTGCAGTGGCTGCACGACCCGGAGTCGGTGGACATGACCCGGTCCATGCGGGATTTCGCACGGCTTCTGACCAGCGAAAAGGGGTGA
- a CDS encoding NADP-dependent oxidoreductase, whose amino-acid sequence MPKSREWHLVARPHGWPTPEDFALVETETGEPGPGEILVRNLYVSVDPYMRGRMNDAKSYAAPYELNQPMQGGAVGEVIASAAEGFAPGDHVLHFAGWREYALVNAKASVKVDGSLAPLSTYLGVLGMTGLTAYAGLLRVGGFKEGDAVFVSGAAGAVGGQVGQIAKLKGASRVIGSAGSDEKVKLLIEEYGFDAAFNYKNGPVAEQLAQAAPDGIDVYFDNVGGEHLEAAIGALNLRGRIAICGLIAQYNATEPTPGPHNMVKVLQNRLRIEGFLVGDHYDLQPQFVQEVGGWVREGKLHYRETVVEGIENNVEAFLGLLRGENTGKMIVKL is encoded by the coding sequence ATGCCGAAGAGCCGTGAATGGCACCTGGTCGCCCGCCCCCACGGATGGCCGACGCCCGAGGACTTCGCGCTGGTCGAGACCGAGACCGGCGAGCCCGGCCCGGGCGAGATCCTGGTGCGGAACCTCTACGTCTCCGTCGACCCGTACATGCGCGGCCGGATGAACGACGCGAAGTCCTACGCCGCCCCCTATGAGCTCAACCAGCCCATGCAGGGCGGCGCCGTCGGCGAGGTCATCGCCTCCGCCGCGGAGGGCTTCGCCCCCGGCGACCATGTGCTGCACTTCGCGGGCTGGCGCGAGTACGCCCTGGTCAACGCCAAGGCCTCGGTCAAGGTGGACGGCTCGCTCGCCCCGCTCAGCACCTACCTCGGCGTCCTCGGCATGACCGGCCTCACCGCCTACGCGGGCCTGCTGCGGGTCGGCGGCTTCAAGGAGGGCGACGCCGTCTTCGTCTCCGGCGCGGCCGGCGCGGTCGGCGGCCAGGTCGGCCAGATCGCCAAGCTCAAGGGCGCCTCCCGGGTGATCGGCTCCGCCGGCTCCGACGAGAAGGTCAAGCTCCTGATCGAGGAGTACGGCTTCGACGCCGCGTTCAACTACAAGAACGGCCCCGTCGCCGAGCAGCTCGCCCAGGCCGCCCCCGACGGCATCGACGTCTACTTCGACAACGTCGGCGGCGAGCACCTCGAAGCCGCGATCGGTGCGCTCAACCTGCGCGGCCGCATCGCGATCTGCGGCCTGATCGCCCAGTACAACGCCACCGAGCCCACCCCGGGCCCGCACAACATGGTGAAGGTCCTGCAGAACCGCCTGCGCATCGAGGGCTTCCTCGTCGGCGACCACTACGACCTGCAGCCGCAGTTCGTCCAGGAGGTCGGCGGCTGGGTGCGCGAGGGGAAGCTGCACTACCGCGAGACGGTGGTCGAGGGCATCGAGAACAACGTCGAGGCCTTCCTCGGCCTCCTGCGGGGCGAGAACACCGGCAAGATGATCGTCAAGCTCTGA
- a CDS encoding MarR family winged helix-turn-helix transcriptional regulator, whose protein sequence is MASPSDSSDSSDPGDPLTREVVDLIGTIVARYHEEYEVAAAEHQLTGAQAGVLTLLAREPMPMRGIARQLKCEPSNVTGIVDRLEARGLAERRPDPADRRVKLAAATEEGLRTAQGLRGSLNFAREPLAALSAQERESLRDLLRRMVL, encoded by the coding sequence ATGGCCAGTCCCAGTGATTCCAGCGATTCCAGTGATCCCGGCGATCCGCTCACCCGCGAGGTCGTCGACCTCATCGGCACCATCGTGGCCCGCTACCACGAGGAATACGAGGTGGCCGCCGCCGAGCACCAGCTCACCGGTGCCCAGGCGGGCGTGCTGACGCTGCTCGCGCGCGAGCCGATGCCCATGCGGGGCATCGCCCGGCAGCTCAAGTGCGAGCCGTCCAACGTCACCGGCATCGTCGACCGCCTGGAGGCCCGCGGCCTCGCCGAGCGCCGCCCCGACCCGGCCGACCGCCGGGTCAAGCTCGCCGCCGCTACGGAGGAGGGCCTACGGACGGCGCAGGGCCTGCGCGGGTCGCTCAACTTCGCGCGCGAACCGCTGGCCGCGCTCAGCGCGCAGGAGCGGGAGTCGCTGCGCGACCTGCTGCGGCGGATGGTGCTCTAG
- a CDS encoding SCO2400 family protein — translation MDYCSSCQRHINGALSCPGCGTPASELGARAASAAPAPAPKGDGTDSGAADTVAVEGAGRAARRRSEQRGGRGTRRARGRGRSRLLLGTAVGAGLVLAIGVSVTELPIVTFVTGTADSHDSPDSASGPTGSLSPSPGATGTSADPLSDVSVSPSASSKKSASASASASPSDSVTATASGSITTDPETSPAATTSATTSATATASPSPSATASPSPTCTHVLWWCS, via the coding sequence ATGGACTACTGCTCCTCCTGCCAGCGCCACATCAACGGCGCCCTGTCCTGCCCCGGGTGCGGCACCCCCGCCAGTGAGCTCGGGGCGCGTGCGGCCTCCGCCGCGCCCGCGCCCGCGCCCAAGGGCGACGGTACGGACAGCGGTGCCGCCGACACGGTCGCCGTCGAGGGCGCCGGCCGGGCGGCGCGGCGGCGGAGCGAGCAGCGCGGCGGCAGGGGCACCCGGCGCGCGCGGGGCCGGGGCCGGTCGCGGCTGCTGCTCGGCACGGCCGTGGGTGCGGGACTCGTACTGGCCATCGGCGTGAGCGTCACCGAACTGCCCATCGTGACCTTTGTGACCGGCACCGCCGACTCGCACGACTCACCGGACAGCGCGAGCGGCCCCACCGGCAGCCTCAGCCCCTCCCCCGGCGCCACCGGCACCTCGGCCGACCCGCTCTCGGACGTCTCCGTGTCACCCTCCGCGAGCAGCAAGAAGTCCGCCTCGGCCTCCGCCAGCGCCTCGCCGAGCGACTCCGTGACGGCCACCGCCTCCGGCTCCATCACCACCGACCCCGAGACCTCCCCCGCGGCGACGACCAGCGCGACCACCAGCGCCACCGCGACGGCCTCCCCGTCCCCGTCCGCCACGGCATCACCGTCCCCGACCTGCACGCACGTGCTGTGGTGGTGCAGCTAG
- a CDS encoding SMP-30/gluconolactonase/LRE family protein, with amino-acid sequence MSEVELAFKADAILGEGPGWDPVTARLIWLDILGSRVHWFDPATGRDTVMATEQHIGAAKARAGGGIVANLRDGVGLYDADGAFRWLHHEPVPGRRANDAAVDAAGTLWAGTMRYDEAPGGGTLARFLPDGTVVPVLDDVAVSNGTDWSPDGTLMYYVDSPTRRVDVFDADPGTGEIRKRRPFALIEDGAGYPDGLTVDAEGCVWVALWDGGAVRRYTPDGKLDRVVAVPAARTTACAFGGPRLTDLYITTATVGLDAGTLAGQPLAGSLLVLPDAGQGMPDVPFAG; translated from the coding sequence GTGAGCGAGGTGGAACTCGCTTTCAAGGCCGACGCGATACTCGGCGAGGGCCCCGGCTGGGACCCGGTCACGGCCAGGCTGATCTGGCTGGACATCCTCGGCTCGCGCGTCCACTGGTTCGACCCCGCCACCGGCCGGGACACCGTGATGGCCACCGAGCAGCACATCGGCGCCGCCAAGGCGCGCGCCGGCGGCGGCATCGTGGCCAACCTCCGCGACGGCGTGGGGCTCTACGACGCCGACGGCGCCTTCCGCTGGCTGCACCACGAGCCGGTCCCCGGCCGCCGGGCCAACGACGCCGCCGTGGACGCCGCCGGCACCCTGTGGGCCGGCACCATGCGCTACGACGAGGCCCCCGGCGGCGGCACCCTCGCCCGCTTCCTCCCGGACGGCACCGTGGTCCCGGTCCTGGACGACGTCGCCGTCAGCAACGGCACCGACTGGAGCCCCGACGGCACCCTCATGTACTACGTGGACAGCCCCACCCGGCGCGTCGACGTCTTCGACGCGGACCCCGGCACCGGCGAGATCCGCAAGCGCCGCCCCTTCGCGCTGATCGAGGACGGCGCCGGCTACCCCGACGGCCTCACCGTCGACGCCGAGGGCTGCGTATGGGTGGCCCTGTGGGACGGCGGTGCGGTGCGCCGCTACACGCCCGACGGCAAGCTCGACCGCGTGGTGGCGGTCCCCGCGGCGCGGACGACGGCCTGCGCCTTCGGCGGACCGCGACTGACCGACCTCTACATCACCACGGCGACCGTCGGTCTGGACGCGGGTACGCTCGCCGGCCAACCGCTGGCCGGATCACTGCTGGTGCTGCCCGATGCGGGGCAGGGTATGCCGGATGTACCTTTTGCGGGGTGA
- a CDS encoding IclR family transcriptional regulator translates to MGRLVPAVTRALDILELFLEGDGTLSAPEITRRLGLPRTTVHELVTTLAARNYLVPLPGQPGRYRLGVRPYQLGSRYSEQLDLAAEGQQVARTVAETCDETVHVALLEGTDVIYIAKVDSTHAVRMVSAAGRRLPAHCTSVGKMLLASLPAATLDARLPLDTPLRAMTPHTITSPQELRSQLAAIRDRGIAIEQRESNPDVSCIAAPVRDSAGQVVAALSISVPMIRWSDERRVELEELAAKGAADLSERLGHRVRAL, encoded by the coding sequence ATGGGACGCCTGGTACCAGCCGTGACCCGAGCCCTGGACATCCTGGAGCTCTTCCTCGAAGGCGACGGGACCCTTTCCGCGCCCGAGATCACCCGCAGGCTCGGCCTGCCGCGCACCACGGTGCACGAACTCGTCACCACGCTCGCTGCCCGCAACTATCTCGTGCCGCTGCCCGGACAGCCAGGCCGGTACCGCCTCGGCGTCCGTCCCTACCAGCTCGGCAGCCGCTACTCCGAGCAGCTCGACCTCGCCGCCGAGGGCCAGCAGGTGGCCCGCACCGTCGCCGAGACCTGCGACGAGACGGTGCATGTGGCCCTGCTCGAAGGCACCGACGTCATCTACATCGCCAAGGTCGACAGCACTCACGCGGTCCGTATGGTCTCCGCCGCCGGCCGGCGGCTGCCCGCGCACTGCACCTCCGTCGGCAAGATGCTGCTCGCCTCGCTGCCCGCCGCCACGCTCGACGCCCGGCTGCCGCTGGACACTCCGCTGCGCGCGATGACCCCGCACACCATCACCTCGCCGCAGGAGCTGCGCAGCCAGCTCGCCGCGATCCGGGATCGGGGCATCGCCATCGAGCAGCGCGAGTCCAATCCGGACGTCTCCTGCATCGCCGCGCCCGTACGGGACTCCGCCGGGCAGGTCGTGGCCGCGCTCAGCATCTCCGTGCCGATGATCCGCTGGAGCGACGAACGGCGGGTGGAGCTGGAGGAGCTGGCGGCCAAGGGCGCCGCCGACCTGTCCGAGCGGCTCGGCCACCGGGTGCGTGCCCTGTGA
- a CDS encoding glycosyltransferase family 2 protein: protein MTITPSSTRPTTDHQPTIAPAPASQAAGAADPGAGATPAYDYERFSHLAGPLTEPELKPGQTYRVQYRSLLAEGKHRKRTALLLSAAPVVSVLLLVWLMQPQHWVHRQYVPQWATVADTVMLVSIGLIELFRVITVVSNAHATLVASDPVPVTAEAGTRVAFLTSFVPSSEPLSMVRATLEGAVLLRHDGPLDVWLLDEGDDPEVKRMCDRLGVHHFSRKGVEKWNQPTGSFRARTKHGNYNAWLDAHGDGYEFMACVDTDHIPLPNFLERMLGYFRDPDVAFVVGPQVYGNYEATVTKAAESQQFLFHALIQRAGNAYGSPMFVGTNNAVRVSVLKQIGGLYDSITEDMATGLEIHGTRNPASGQRWRSVYTPDVLAVGEGPTSWTDFFSQQLRWSRGTYETVIKQFWKAPFTLSPGRFLNYALMVTYYPMSAVNWILGAVSCALFLVLGASGVHIESSVWLMLYSDAAALQIGLYMWNRRHNVSPHEPEGSSGLAGMVMSALSAPLYTRSFAEAVLRRRSGFVVTPKGDSASPDRLMTFRIHLFWAAVFGTSLVASFFLGHTHVAMRTWAALALAIALTPVLAWQGAELRGRIRTRRAEKAARTAEAQPQPQQQSHPLDQHSHA from the coding sequence GTGACGATCACGCCGAGCAGCACCCGGCCGACCACCGACCACCAGCCCACGATCGCGCCGGCCCCCGCGTCGCAGGCCGCCGGAGCCGCCGACCCGGGGGCCGGTGCCACGCCCGCGTACGACTACGAACGCTTCAGCCACCTCGCGGGGCCGCTCACCGAGCCCGAGCTGAAGCCCGGTCAGACCTATCGCGTCCAGTACCGCAGCCTGCTTGCCGAGGGGAAGCACAGGAAGCGCACCGCTCTGCTGCTGTCCGCCGCGCCGGTGGTCTCGGTGCTGCTCCTGGTGTGGCTCATGCAGCCGCAGCACTGGGTGCACCGCCAGTACGTGCCGCAGTGGGCGACCGTCGCCGACACGGTGATGCTGGTGTCGATCGGGCTCATCGAGCTCTTCCGGGTGATCACCGTCGTGTCCAACGCGCACGCCACCCTCGTCGCCAGCGACCCGGTGCCGGTCACCGCCGAGGCCGGCACCCGGGTGGCCTTCCTGACCAGCTTCGTACCGAGCAGTGAACCGCTGTCCATGGTCCGTGCCACCCTGGAGGGCGCGGTGCTGCTGCGGCACGACGGCCCGCTGGACGTCTGGCTGCTCGACGAGGGCGACGACCCCGAGGTCAAGCGGATGTGCGACCGCCTGGGCGTGCACCACTTCAGCCGCAAGGGCGTCGAGAAGTGGAACCAGCCCACCGGCTCCTTCCGGGCGAGGACCAAGCACGGCAACTACAACGCCTGGCTGGACGCGCACGGCGACGGCTACGAGTTCATGGCCTGCGTCGACACCGACCACATCCCGCTGCCCAACTTCCTGGAGCGGATGCTCGGCTACTTCCGCGACCCCGATGTCGCCTTCGTCGTCGGCCCCCAGGTCTACGGCAACTACGAGGCCACCGTCACCAAGGCCGCCGAGAGCCAGCAGTTCCTCTTCCACGCGCTCATCCAGCGGGCCGGCAACGCCTACGGCTCGCCCATGTTCGTCGGCACCAACAACGCGGTCCGGGTCTCCGTCCTCAAACAGATCGGCGGCCTGTACGACTCGATCACCGAGGACATGGCCACCGGCCTGGAGATCCACGGCACCCGCAACCCCGCCTCCGGGCAGCGCTGGCGCTCGGTCTACACCCCGGACGTGCTCGCCGTCGGCGAGGGCCCGACCTCCTGGACCGACTTCTTCAGCCAGCAGCTGCGCTGGAGCCGGGGCACGTACGAGACGGTGATCAAGCAGTTCTGGAAGGCGCCGTTCACCCTGTCGCCCGGCCGCTTCCTCAACTACGCGCTGATGGTCACCTATTACCCGATGTCCGCCGTCAACTGGATCCTCGGAGCCGTGTCCTGCGCGCTCTTCCTGGTGCTGGGGGCCTCCGGGGTGCACATCGAGTCCTCCGTCTGGCTCATGCTCTACAGCGACGCCGCCGCGCTCCAGATCGGCCTGTACATGTGGAACCGGCGGCACAACGTCAGCCCGCACGAGCCCGAGGGGTCGTCCGGACTGGCCGGCATGGTGATGTCCGCGCTGTCGGCGCCGCTGTACACCCGGTCGTTCGCGGAGGCGGTGCTGCGCCGCCGCTCCGGCTTCGTGGTCACCCCGAAGGGCGACTCGGCCAGCCCGGACCGGCTCATGACCTTCCGGATCCACCTCTTCTGGGCGGCCGTGTTCGGGACCTCGCTCGTCGCCTCCTTCTTCCTCGGCCACACCCATGTCGCGATGCGCACCTGGGCGGCGCTGGCCCTGGCCATCGCCCTCACCCCGGTCCTCGCCTGGCAGGGCGCGGAGCTGCGCGGCCGGATCCGTACCCGCCGTGCCGAGAAGGCCGCCCGGACCGCCGAGGCCCAGCCCCAGCCCCAGCAGCAGTCCCACCCGCTCGACCAGCACAGCCACGCGTAG